The following proteins come from a genomic window of Candidatus Cloacimonadota bacterium:
- a CDS encoding response regulator has product MVRKILIVEDERIIAEDIKKSLVNYQYEVVSIVSNGNAAIAAAKEKQPDMILMDIKIEGDIDGIETAKIIKKEFQIPIVYLTANADEATLERAKDTQPYGYIVKPFEEIDLNATLQIAFSKHHSDLDLIRSEKRFKKLIEENTDGIAVIDKDKKILFVNQAFEEIFCKTREELINSKFEHDIDKNRFELEIDCEDQNKILDVSVVEIHWENEIAKLTTLRDITERKKAQLEVEKSAQKLQKLLEDLVNGLVSAIEMRDPYTAGHQRKVAELACAIGRKMNLSEDRVNGLRIASLVHDIGKIQIPAEILSKPGKLSDVEYEIMKSHAQAGYEILKGIDFPWPIAQTVLQHHVRMEGISYPDNIEYDEIILESKILSVADVVEAMSSHRPYRPARKIEDVLDEIRDNRGSKYDAEVVDACIKVFKEDNFSFSSL; this is encoded by the coding sequence ATGGTCAGAAAAATATTGATTGTTGAAGATGAGCGTATAATTGCCGAAGACATTAAGAAAAGCCTGGTAAATTATCAATATGAGGTTGTTAGTATTGTGTCGAATGGTAACGCTGCAATAGCTGCCGCAAAAGAGAAACAGCCTGATATGATCCTCATGGACATAAAGATAGAGGGTGATATAGATGGAATTGAAACAGCTAAGATAATCAAAAAAGAATTTCAGATACCAATTGTTTATCTTACAGCAAATGCCGATGAAGCAACATTGGAAAGAGCAAAAGATACACAACCATATGGTTATATAGTAAAACCTTTTGAAGAGATCGATCTCAATGCAACACTGCAAATAGCTTTTTCCAAGCATCATTCAGATTTAGATTTGATACGATCCGAAAAAAGATTCAAGAAACTTATCGAAGAAAACACAGATGGAATTGCTGTGATCGATAAAGATAAAAAGATTTTATTTGTGAACCAGGCATTCGAAGAAATATTCTGCAAAACCAGAGAAGAATTGATCAATTCCAAGTTTGAGCACGACATAGATAAAAACAGATTTGAGCTGGAAATCGATTGTGAGGATCAGAATAAAATATTAGATGTAAGTGTTGTGGAAATTCATTGGGAAAACGAAATTGCAAAATTAACTACTCTACGCGATATTACGGAAAGAAAAAAAGCTCAACTGGAAGTGGAAAAAAGTGCCCAGAAACTACAAAAATTATTAGAGGATTTGGTGAATGGTCTTGTTTCGGCTATCGAAATGCGAGATCCATATACCGCTGGACATCAAAGAAAAGTAGCTGAACTGGCATGTGCGATCGGACGTAAAATGAATCTGTCTGAAGATCGGGTAAACGGCCTTAGAATAGCATCTCTGGTTCATGATATTGGCAAGATCCAAATTCCGGCAGAAATCTTGAGTAAACCAGGAAAATTGAGTGATGTTGAGTATGAAATTATGAAATCTCATGCCCAGGCAGGCTATGAAATTTTGAAAGGTATAGATTTTCCCTGGCCCATTGCACAAACGGTTTTGCAGCATCATGTAAGGATGGAAGGTATTTCATATCCGGACAACATAGAATATGATGAGATAATTTTAGAATCCAAGATTCTTTCTGTGGCAGATGTTGTGGAAGCGATGTCTTCACATCGACCATATCGACCTGCTC